In one Lolium rigidum isolate FL_2022 chromosome 3, APGP_CSIRO_Lrig_0.1, whole genome shotgun sequence genomic region, the following are encoded:
- the LOC124695063 gene encoding uncharacterized protein LOC124695063, translating to MNSRRRRLSSPTSPATPPPLEDENLLLEILLRLSPLPSSLPRASLVCKCWRRLVSDPRFLRRFRAHHRKPPLLGFFIPFVDGISFKPMLPTPNHIPAWRFYLQQNRDEMWSFFGCRHGLALLINRTWLEAIVWDPITGHQRCVAFPPSFDENHGKLVRNAALLCASAENHDHVHGDCGSHPFKLVLVRDAGRIGEAPGASVCLYDSESAVWANVISVATTHGNINETSPSVLVGNALHWLLIGGEILQFDFERQSLVVITRPAAVFHCEKYGRFQILRTRENRLGLAVLTEMGMEIWERKGNADSVNIRWVLQQTIKLDKLPQLVPPINTSLLYIMGFDEDSNAIFLSMGLGRTLMIQLESMQFRRILLNSYCQCYPYRNFYTPGRGIGGGSGIEMLHNT from the exons AtgaacagccgccgccgccgcctgtccTCCCCCACATCGccggcgacgccgccgccgctggaggACGAAAATCTCCTCCtagagatcctcctccgcctctcccCGCTACCGTCGTCACTCCCCCGCGCCTCTCTCGTCTGCAAGTGCTGGCGCCGCCTCGTCTCCGACCCCAgattcctccgccgcttccgcgcCCACCACCGCAAACCCCCACTGCTTGGCTTTTTCATCCCATTCGTGGATGGAATCTCCTTCAAACCCATGCTGCCCACGCCGAACCACATCCCCGCCTGGCGCTTCTACCTGCAGCAGAACCGCGACGAGATGTGGAGCTTCTTCGGCTGCCGCCATGGCCTCGCCCTCCTCATCAACCGGACGTGGCTCGAGGCCATCGTATGGGACCCCATCACCGGCCACCAGCGCTGCGTGGCCTTTCCACCTAGCTTCGACGAAAACCATGGGAAGTTGGTCAGAAACGCCGCGCTGCTCTGCGCATCTGCTGAAAATCATGACCACGTGCACGGCGATTGCGGCTCGCATCCATTTAAGTTAGTACTGGTGCGCGACGCCGGCAGGATTGGTGAGGCCCCAGGTGCATCGGTTTGCCTCTATGATTCAGAATCCGCCGTGTGGGCAAATGTGATCTCAGTAGCCACTACACATGGGAATATTAATGAAACGAGTCCCAGCGTCCTGGTTGGTAATGCACTTCATTGGTTGCTTATTGGGGGTGAAATCCTTCAATTTGATTTTGAAAGGCAGAGCTTAGTGGTGATCACCAGACCTGCAGCAGTATTCCATTGTGAGAAGTATGGCCGCTTTCAGATCTTGCGGACACGGGAAAACCGGCTTGGCCTTGCCGTGTTGACAGAGATGGGCATGGAAATATGGGAGAGGAAAGGCAATGCTGACAGTGTTAATATCAGATGGGTGTTGCAGCAAACCATCAAACTTGACAAGCTCCCTCAACTGGTACCGCCGATTAATACATCACTTCTCTATATAATGGGGTTTGATGAGGACAGCAATGCCATATTTCTTTCTATGGGCCTTGGCCGAACCTTGATGATCCAACTTGAGTCGATGCAGTTCAGAAGAATTTTATTAAATAGTTACTGCCAGTGTTATCCCTACAGAAATTTCTATACCCCAG GCAGAGGAATTGGTGGTGGAAGTGGAATTGAAATGTTGCATAATACATGA
- the LOC124701832 gene encoding glutamine synthetase root isozyme 1: MASLADLINLDLSDTTDKIIVEYLWVGGTGVDIRSKARTVNGPITDASQLPKWNYDGSSTGQAPGEDSEVILYPQAIFKDPFRRGDHILVMCDCYTPQGVPIPTNKRNNAAKIFDNPKVAAEVTWYGIEQEYTLLQKDVNWPLGWPVGGYPGPQGPYYCAAGADKAFGRDIVDAHYKACLYAGINISGINGEVMPGQWEFQVGPSVGIAASDQLWVARYILERITEVAGVVLSLDPKPIPGDWNGAGAHTNYSTKSMREAGGFEVIKKAIEKLGKRHPEHIAAYGEGNERRLTGHHETADINTFKWGVANRGASIRVGRDTEKEGKGYFEDRRPASNMDPYVVTSMIAETTLLL; this comes from the exons ATGGCCAGCCTCGCCGACCTCATTAACCTCGACCTCAGCGACACCACCGACAAGATCATCGTTGAGTACCTATG GGTTGGAGGAACTGGTGTTGACATCAGGAGCAAAGCAAGG ACGGTGAACGGCCCCATCACCGACGCGAGCCAGCTGCCCAAGTGGAACTACGATGGCTCCAGCACCGGACAGGCTCCCGGAGAGGACAGCGAAGTCATCCTCTA CCCACAAGCCATCTTCAAGGACCCGTTCAGGAGGGGTGACCACATCCTT GTTATGTGCGACTGCTACACACCACAAGGTGTGCCAATCCCCACCAACAAGAGGAACAACGCTGCCAAGATATTCGATAACCCTAAGGTGGCAGCTGAGGTGACATG GTACGGTATCGAGCAGGAGTACACCCTCCTTCAGAAGGACGTGAACTGGCCCCTTGGCTGGCCCGTCGGTGGCTACCCTGGTCCTCAGGGCCCCTACTACTGCGCCGCCGGTGCGGACAAGGCGTTCGGGCGTGACATCGTTGACGCTCACTACAAGGCCTGCCTCTACGCCGGGATCAACATCAGCGGCATCAACGGGGAGGTCATGCCCGGCCAG TgggagttccaagttggcccgTCCGTCGGGATCGCTGCCTCCGACCAGCTGTGGGTGGCCCGCTATATCCTCGAG AGGATCACAGAGGTTGCAGGAGTTGTGCTGTCCCTGGACCCGAAGCCGATCCCCGGCGACTGGAACGGCGCCGGCGCGCACACCAACTACAGCACCAAGTCCATGAGGGAGGCCGGAGGGTTCGAGGTGATCAAGAAGGCCATCGAGAAGCTCGGCAAGAGGCACCCGGAGCACATCGCCGCCTACGGCGAGGGCAACGAGCGCCGCCTCACCGGACACCACGAGACCGCCGACATCAACACATTCAAATGG GGCGTCGCGAACCGCGGTGCGTCCATCCGCGTAGGCCGCGACACGGAGAAGGAGGGCAAGGGCTACTTCGAGGACCGCAGGCCGGCCTCCAACATGGACCCCTACGTCGTCACCTCCATGATCGCTGAGACCACGCTCCTCCTCTAA